One window from the genome of Hyalangium ruber encodes:
- a CDS encoding dCTP deaminase yields the protein MILTGPEIARAVGEGRIDLEPFEPDRLNPNSYNYRLGPELVEIHNDVIDLRGEQHTVRTRIPPEGFLLQPRRIYLGTTLEVIGSDTYVPSLIGRSSLGRLGLFLQITADLGHLGTRHSWTLELKVVQPLIVYAGMRIGQVSFWKPEGLELLEGARYLHQAHSYARFSGPQTSMFHKLLDEQP from the coding sequence ATGATCCTCACGGGTCCAGAGATTGCCCGAGCGGTGGGCGAAGGGCGGATCGACCTCGAGCCCTTCGAGCCCGACCGGCTCAACCCCAACAGCTACAACTACCGGCTCGGCCCCGAGCTGGTGGAGATCCACAACGACGTCATCGACCTGCGCGGCGAGCAGCACACGGTGCGCACGCGAATCCCTCCCGAGGGCTTCCTGCTCCAGCCCCGGCGCATCTACCTGGGCACGACGCTGGAGGTCATCGGCAGCGACACCTATGTGCCCAGCCTCATCGGCCGCTCGTCGTTGGGGCGACTGGGGCTGTTCCTGCAGATCACCGCCGACCTCGGCCACCTGGGCACGCGGCACAGCTGGACGCTGGAGCTCAAGGTGGTGCAGCCGCTCATCGTCTACGCGGGCATGCGCATCGGGCAGGTGTCCTTCTGGAAGCCCGAGGGGCTCGAGCTGCTCGAGGGCGCCCGCTACCTCCATCAGGCCCACAGCTACGCGCGCTTCTCCGGGCCGCAGACCAGCATGTTCCACAAGCTCCTGGACGAACAGCCATGA
- a CDS encoding dipeptide epimerase, with protein sequence MHPTLITALSAELLDLPLTEPFAIATGAQHVAHNVLVRITLADGTTGLGESAPFTAVSGETQAGTLAAIQSVRERLVGKEARAWRPLSAWLTEALPGEPAARCGIETALLDALARHHRVPLWVFFGGAGTELDIDMTVTAGDRAHAEASARAILARGITTLKVKVGAVSPEQDVERLVAIREVAPRARLFADANGGYTVAGARAFLSGLERAGVPLALFEQPVPAEDLAGMAELTRLSRIPICADESARSAEDVLRLIRERAATGINIKTMKCGVVESLMMWHLARAAGMELMIGGMVESTLAMSTSAHLAAGLGGFHYADLDTPLFIAKHPFRGGYHQEASRVSVAGSTAGHGVELA encoded by the coding sequence ATGCACCCCACCCTCATCACCGCGCTGTCCGCCGAGCTACTGGATCTGCCGCTCACCGAGCCGTTCGCCATCGCCACCGGCGCGCAGCACGTGGCCCACAACGTGCTCGTGCGCATCACCCTCGCCGATGGCACCACGGGACTGGGTGAGTCGGCGCCCTTCACCGCCGTCAGCGGAGAGACCCAGGCCGGCACGCTGGCCGCCATCCAGTCGGTGCGCGAGCGGCTCGTCGGCAAGGAGGCCCGCGCCTGGCGCCCTCTGTCCGCCTGGCTCACGGAGGCGCTGCCCGGGGAGCCCGCGGCCCGCTGCGGCATCGAGACCGCCTTGCTGGACGCGCTCGCCCGCCACCACCGTGTGCCCCTGTGGGTGTTCTTCGGCGGCGCGGGCACGGAGCTGGACATCGACATGACGGTGACGGCCGGCGACCGCGCGCACGCCGAGGCCTCCGCCCGCGCCATCCTCGCCCGGGGCATCACCACGCTGAAGGTGAAGGTCGGCGCTGTTTCTCCCGAGCAGGACGTGGAGCGGCTGGTGGCCATCCGCGAGGTGGCGCCTCGGGCGCGGCTGTTCGCCGACGCCAATGGGGGCTACACCGTGGCCGGGGCGCGCGCGTTCCTCTCGGGGCTGGAGCGCGCCGGGGTGCCGCTCGCCCTCTTCGAGCAGCCGGTGCCCGCAGAGGACCTCGCGGGCATGGCCGAGCTCACCCGCCTCTCGCGCATCCCCATCTGCGCCGATGAGTCCGCCCGCTCCGCCGAGGACGTGCTGCGGTTGATCCGCGAGCGCGCCGCCACTGGCATCAACATCAAGACGATGAAGTGCGGCGTGGTGGAGTCCCTGATGATGTGGCACCTGGCCCGCGCCGCCGGCATGGAGCTGATGATCGGCGGCATGGTGGAGAGCACCCTGGCCATGAGCACCTCGGCCCACCTCGCGGCGGGCCTGGGAGGCTTCCACTACGCGGACCTCGACACGCCGCTGTTCATCGCGAAGCATCCGTTCCGGGGCGGCTATCATCAGGAGGCCTCCCGGGTCAGCGTCGCGGGGAGCACCGCGGGTCACGGGGTGGAGCTGGCCTGA
- a CDS encoding Uma2 family endonuclease, with amino-acid sequence MERKPATYADLEALPEHMVGELIAGELYASPRPAAPHTVAASRLGGELLVAFDRGRGGPGGWILLDKPELHVEGDALVPDIAGWRRERMPQPPRTAAFTLAPDWVCEVLSTSTAALDRAVKLPVYAREGVRHVWLVDPVLRTLELFRLEEGRYTLLVTHTGGALVRVEPFEALELELAFLWGER; translated from the coding sequence ATGGAACGGAAGCCAGCCACCTACGCGGATTTGGAGGCACTCCCCGAGCACATGGTGGGGGAGCTCATCGCCGGTGAGCTGTACGCCAGCCCTCGGCCGGCGGCGCCTCACACGGTGGCCGCTTCCCGACTGGGCGGCGAGTTGTTGGTCGCGTTCGATCGGGGACGCGGTGGCCCTGGGGGGTGGATCCTCCTCGATAAGCCAGAGCTGCACGTCGAGGGGGATGCACTGGTGCCGGACATTGCCGGCTGGCGCCGGGAGCGGATGCCCCAACCTCCTCGCACCGCGGCCTTCACCCTGGCTCCGGACTGGGTGTGCGAGGTGCTCTCCACGTCAACGGCCGCGCTGGACCGGGCGGTCAAACTGCCCGTCTACGCGCGCGAAGGCGTTCGGCATGTCTGGCTGGTGGACCCGGTGCTGCGCACGCTGGAACTCTTCCGGCTCGAAGAAGGACGCTACACACTGCTCGTCACGCATACCGGCGGGGCGCTGGTGCGGGTCGAGCCCTTCGAGGCCCTCGAGTTGGAGTTGGCGTTCCTCTGGGGCGAGCGATAG
- a CDS encoding glycosyltransferase family 4 protein, with protein sequence MRILTGIDIPFTPFGGSPILCDDWYSQPPPGVQVRFLTLAPPEGTGRWWAMEDVHFLEARKARTQEGFDAYVQQLRREVARHVADFRPTLIHCQHLNFGLSRAFAEEAPGIAKVGICHGTDVQSATQSGFFLANLRAIRAGMNALLFPARRMADDYFAVDPCELEHTVLPHGIPDRFYAPRPEGQRAPSLRVLYAGRLTPWKGADIAVSAMRYLPEDVSLSVVGGEDSPGYLDQLRAEVTTHGLEARVHFEGHLPRERLVERFSDFDVCVFPSRRLEAFSLTTIEAQARGLVVVYAGAGGGIVDAVGESGLQVRENTPEVLASSLARLRAEPALLEHYRARGYRNAEQYRMSVIRPRFFALAREHALRSRANGPPPLA encoded by the coding sequence ATGAGGATCCTCACCGGCATCGACATTCCGTTCACGCCCTTCGGGGGCAGCCCCATCCTCTGCGACGACTGGTACAGCCAGCCGCCGCCCGGCGTGCAGGTGCGCTTCCTGACCCTGGCGCCTCCGGAAGGGACCGGCCGGTGGTGGGCGATGGAGGACGTGCATTTCCTGGAGGCGCGGAAGGCGCGCACGCAGGAGGGGTTCGACGCGTACGTCCAGCAGCTCCGGCGAGAGGTGGCCCGCCACGTGGCCGACTTCCGCCCCACGCTCATCCACTGCCAACACCTCAACTTCGGCCTGTCGCGCGCCTTCGCGGAGGAGGCTCCGGGCATCGCCAAGGTGGGCATCTGCCATGGCACCGACGTGCAGAGCGCGACGCAGTCCGGGTTCTTCCTGGCCAACTTGCGCGCCATTCGCGCGGGCATGAACGCGCTGCTCTTCCCGGCTCGGCGCATGGCGGACGACTACTTCGCCGTCGATCCCTGTGAGCTCGAGCACACGGTGCTCCCTCATGGAATTCCGGATCGGTTCTATGCGCCTCGACCCGAGGGGCAGCGGGCTCCCTCGTTGCGCGTGCTGTATGCCGGACGGCTGACGCCGTGGAAGGGCGCGGACATCGCCGTGTCCGCGATGCGCTACCTGCCCGAGGACGTGTCCCTCTCAGTCGTGGGAGGCGAGGATTCGCCCGGCTACCTGGACCAACTCCGCGCCGAGGTGACCACGCATGGGCTGGAGGCCCGCGTCCACTTCGAGGGACACCTGCCCCGCGAGCGGCTCGTGGAGCGCTTCTCCGACTTCGACGTCTGCGTCTTCCCGTCGCGGCGCCTGGAGGCGTTCTCCCTGACCACCATCGAGGCGCAGGCCCGGGGGCTCGTGGTGGTGTACGCCGGCGCGGGCGGAGGGATCGTCGACGCGGTGGGCGAGTCGGGCCTGCAGGTCCGAGAGAACACGCCCGAGGTGCTGGCCTCCTCGCTCGCCAGGCTGCGTGCCGAGCCGGCGCTGCTGGAGCACTACCGCGCTCGGGGCTATCGCAACGCGGAGCAGTACCGGATGTCCGTCATCCGTCCGCGCTTCTTCGCGCTCGCTCGGGAGCACGCTCTACGTTCCCGGGCGAACGGCCCCCCTCCTCTGGCATGA
- a CDS encoding response regulator encodes MRTHAQRLEPVTRDLTTGAVVQRVLVLEDDDDLRFLLCDLLVASGAKACVSVDSFEAMVLRKEQVLECGLALLDVNLGGGVPSGLDAYHWLKEHGFTGGIVFLTGHARSHPLVRQARELTGARVLSKPVNAKELMALVKEPHGPGSTS; translated from the coding sequence TTGCGGACCCATGCCCAGCGGTTGGAGCCTGTCACTCGCGATCTCACCACGGGGGCCGTCGTGCAACGGGTGCTGGTGCTGGAGGACGATGACGACCTGAGGTTCCTGCTGTGTGACTTGCTGGTGGCCTCCGGCGCGAAGGCCTGTGTGAGCGTCGACTCCTTCGAGGCGATGGTGCTCCGCAAGGAGCAGGTACTCGAGTGCGGCCTGGCCCTGCTCGACGTCAACCTGGGGGGAGGCGTGCCCAGCGGGCTGGACGCCTACCACTGGCTCAAGGAGCACGGCTTCACCGGGGGCATCGTCTTCCTCACCGGCCATGCCCGCTCCCACCCACTCGTGCGTCAGGCGCGCGAGCTGACCGGGGCGCGGGTGCTGTCCAAGCCCGTCAACGCGAAGGAGCTGATGGCGCTGGTGAAGGAGCCCCATGGCCCAGGCTCCACCTCCTAG
- the dcd gene encoding dCTP deaminase — protein MILTGPKIQQEVRAGNIRISPFSEEQINPNSYDLRLGNTIKVYKEHLLDSRKSNETMTLHLPPEGLELRPDTLYLGHTAEEVGSDRFVPVLRGKSSTGRIGLFVHITADLIDIGSHGQFTLMLHAVQPVRVYPNMRIGQVTFWTVLGDITLYQGKYQGSRGPRASEVYRDFDRETP, from the coding sequence ATGATCCTCACCGGACCGAAGATTCAGCAGGAGGTGCGGGCAGGCAACATCCGCATCTCTCCTTTCAGCGAGGAGCAGATCAACCCCAACTCGTATGACCTGCGGCTGGGGAACACGATCAAGGTCTACAAGGAGCACCTCCTCGACTCGCGCAAGAGCAACGAGACGATGACGCTGCACCTCCCTCCCGAGGGCCTGGAGCTGCGACCGGACACGCTCTACCTGGGCCACACGGCGGAGGAGGTCGGCAGCGACCGGTTCGTGCCCGTACTGCGGGGCAAGTCCTCCACCGGGCGCATCGGCCTGTTCGTCCACATCACGGCGGACCTCATCGACATCGGCTCGCACGGGCAGTTCACGCTGATGCTCCACGCGGTGCAGCCGGTGCGCGTCTATCCGAACATGCGCATCGGGCAGGTGACGTTCTGGACCGTGCTCGGCGACATCACGCTCTACCAGGGCAAGTACCAGGGCAGCCGGGGGCCTCGGGCCTCGGAGGTCTACCGGGACTTCGACCGGGAGACGCCATGA
- a CDS encoding DUF2277 domain-containing protein yields the protein MCRNIKLLHHFEPPASKEEIRDSALQYVRKLSGMRAPSRANQAAFDRAVDEVTATITRLFASLESHGPPRTREAEKLKAIDRGLKREAQVRARVLQNMSRQR from the coding sequence ATGTGCCGGAACATCAAGCTGCTCCATCACTTCGAGCCGCCCGCGTCCAAGGAGGAGATCCGTGATTCGGCCCTCCAATATGTCCGGAAGCTGAGCGGGATGCGGGCCCCCTCGCGAGCCAACCAGGCGGCCTTCGACCGCGCCGTGGACGAAGTCACGGCAACGATCACCCGGCTCTTCGCCTCCCTGGAGTCCCACGGTCCGCCACGGACACGCGAGGCGGAGAAGCTCAAGGCCATCGACCGCGGACTCAAGCGGGAGGCGCAGGTGCGAGCCCGCGTCCTCCAAAACATGTCCCGCCAGCGTTAG
- a CDS encoding AraC family transcriptional regulator, translating to MPRSRAHGEHPATPAREAFESGRVPLWVGPYRSSSSHGAAGSSVHSYAVILLITRGHSRIQHAGELSLQEGDVHLIPPGDPHGPAHAQDAEGWGLAFRPEAFAQGSGWGEEPELWLRPFLQIRGGCHPVLRPSAAQRRRLEGWLRAMATEFEGEARGRDEALTALLRLVLIELERIEVPVSAPVSAGLGLTRQVLSYIELNGLKPLSLADVAGVVGRTSTHVATVVRRETGRTVGDWILERRMAEARRRLRGTDERVDIIAERVGYADVTHFIRLFRRVHGLTPAAWRRKVLAVSPEAPS from the coding sequence ATGCCCAGGAGTCGAGCGCACGGCGAGCACCCGGCCACCCCAGCGCGCGAGGCGTTCGAGTCGGGACGCGTGCCCTTGTGGGTGGGGCCCTATCGAAGCTCGTCGTCGCACGGTGCCGCGGGCTCCTCCGTTCACTCGTACGCCGTGATCCTGTTGATCACGCGAGGACACTCGCGCATCCAGCACGCGGGGGAACTCTCGCTTCAGGAGGGGGACGTTCACCTCATCCCTCCCGGCGACCCCCACGGCCCCGCACACGCTCAGGACGCGGAGGGCTGGGGGCTCGCGTTCCGTCCCGAGGCGTTCGCGCAGGGAAGCGGCTGGGGAGAAGAGCCGGAGCTGTGGCTGCGCCCCTTCCTTCAGATCCGTGGCGGTTGCCACCCGGTGCTGCGTCCCTCGGCGGCCCAGCGTCGTCGGCTGGAGGGGTGGCTGCGCGCCATGGCGACGGAGTTCGAGGGAGAGGCGAGGGGGCGGGACGAGGCGCTGACCGCCCTCTTGAGACTCGTCCTCATCGAGCTGGAGCGGATCGAGGTCCCGGTCTCGGCCCCCGTATCGGCCGGCCTGGGCCTGACGCGCCAGGTCCTCTCCTATATCGAGCTGAACGGCCTCAAGCCCTTGTCGCTCGCGGACGTGGCCGGCGTAGTGGGGCGCACCTCCACCCATGTGGCGACCGTCGTCCGGCGCGAGACGGGCCGCACGGTGGGGGACTGGATCCTCGAGCGGCGGATGGCGGAGGCCCGCAGGCGGCTTCGGGGAACGGACGAGCGTGTGGACATCATCGCCGAGCGGGTGGGCTATGCGGACGTGACGCACTTCATCCGCCTCTTCCGGCGTGTCCACGGGCTCACTCCGGCTGCTTGGAGAAGGAAGGTGTTGGCGGTCTCGCCCGAAGCGCCGTCGTAA
- a CDS encoding NAD(P)/FAD-dependent oxidoreductase, with translation MKRESGVKDVVIVGGGPAGLSAALVLGRGLKKVLLCDFGTPRNAAAEHIQGFVTRDGTPPSEFRRIGREQLRPYDVELREVRVQRIEPLASGFRVTLDGGEEVRTRRVLLATGMVDEVPDLPGYRELWGKSIFQCPYCHGWEVRERSWGVLATSPMFLDFALFVRGWTPDVVVFTEGSFEIPAEQRHRLAQAEVRLEERRIRRLLADEKGEHLRAVELEDGTQVVREVLFARPPQRQVELVQRLGLALDDQGFVRVNEHKETSLPGLFAAGDLTTLLQGALLAAAAGATAAYMMNHTLNMEGVVEVGSGHR, from the coding sequence GTGAAGCGTGAATCCGGAGTGAAGGACGTGGTGATTGTCGGGGGCGGCCCCGCGGGCCTGAGCGCGGCCCTGGTGCTCGGGCGTGGCCTCAAGAAGGTGCTGCTCTGTGACTTCGGAACGCCGAGGAACGCGGCCGCCGAGCACATTCAGGGTTTTGTCACCCGGGATGGCACGCCTCCCAGCGAGTTCCGAAGGATCGGCCGAGAGCAGCTCCGTCCCTACGACGTCGAGCTACGGGAAGTCCGCGTCCAGCGCATCGAGCCGCTCGCCTCTGGCTTCCGAGTAACCCTGGATGGTGGCGAGGAGGTGCGGACCCGGCGCGTGCTGCTGGCGACGGGAATGGTGGACGAAGTCCCGGATCTGCCCGGCTATCGCGAGCTGTGGGGCAAGAGCATCTTCCAGTGCCCCTATTGCCACGGCTGGGAGGTGCGCGAGCGCTCCTGGGGCGTGCTGGCCACGAGCCCGATGTTCCTGGACTTCGCCCTCTTCGTCCGGGGCTGGACCCCCGACGTCGTGGTCTTCACCGAGGGCAGCTTCGAGATACCCGCCGAGCAACGGCACCGGCTGGCCCAGGCAGAGGTGCGGTTGGAGGAGCGGCGCATCCGGCGTCTGCTCGCCGACGAGAAGGGGGAGCACCTGAGGGCGGTGGAGCTGGAGGATGGCACCCAGGTCGTTCGGGAGGTCCTGTTCGCGAGACCGCCTCAGCGCCAGGTCGAGCTCGTCCAACGCCTGGGCCTTGCGCTCGATGACCAGGGCTTCGTGCGCGTGAACGAGCACAAGGAGACCTCCCTTCCGGGCCTCTTCGCGGCGGGAGACCTTACGACCCTTCTGCAGGGAGCGCTCCTGGCGGCGGCGGCGGGAGCCACCGCCGCGTACATGATGAACCACACGCTCAACATGGAGGGAGTGGTTGAAGTCGGCTCTGGCCATCGCTAG
- a CDS encoding serine/threonine protein kinase has product MGRARDSDLHPARLPVGTEVGPWRVLGSSAQGTYGAVYRAVRVGEEGAKPVALKLALLPWDPRFQREAVLLDRIRHPNVPLLSDHGYWRHPSAAVYPCLVMEWVEGTPLYDWALEYSPTSRQMARLLAQLARVLQATHSASAVHRDVKGSNVLVRHSDSRPFLIDFGAGNYAGAERLTWQALPPGTNGYRAPEAWHFALRSLLDKEAHYTAGPADDVFALGVTAYRLVTGQYPPPTEPEADTARTWYPESVGPQPPLALNPQVDPRLSAVILRMLSVWPEARGTAEELAEALEHIAETPVPEAAPPPAEPLPSAGCQAATTQARARLRSWQRIMVLAASIALWVVGMTQTTDWLPEGSFVGCEDAGTVALGDSAQVEEDTPDAPPRPTGVRRDIPKKPLPGQQHAPCGKSEEAIRGGCWIKHGGAVPPCPYYAYEWEGACYLPFLQPPRPATSEQP; this is encoded by the coding sequence ATGGGACGAGCGCGAGACTCTGATCTGCATCCAGCCCGGCTCCCCGTGGGTACGGAGGTGGGCCCCTGGCGCGTGCTGGGCAGCAGCGCCCAAGGAACCTATGGGGCTGTCTACCGCGCCGTCCGCGTGGGCGAGGAGGGCGCAAAGCCTGTAGCCCTCAAGCTCGCCCTCCTCCCATGGGATCCTCGCTTCCAGCGCGAGGCGGTGTTGCTCGATCGCATCCGCCACCCCAATGTCCCGCTCCTGAGTGACCATGGGTACTGGCGGCATCCCTCGGCCGCTGTCTACCCCTGCCTTGTCATGGAGTGGGTGGAAGGAACTCCGCTGTACGACTGGGCTCTGGAGTACTCCCCCACGTCCCGGCAGATGGCACGGCTCCTTGCCCAACTCGCGCGTGTCCTCCAGGCGACCCATTCGGCCAGCGCCGTCCACAGGGACGTGAAGGGCAGCAATGTCTTGGTGCGGCACTCCGACAGCCGCCCCTTCCTCATCGATTTCGGCGCTGGGAACTACGCCGGAGCCGAACGCCTGACGTGGCAGGCGCTTCCTCCCGGGACCAATGGGTACCGCGCTCCCGAGGCGTGGCACTTCGCCCTGCGCTCGCTCCTCGACAAAGAGGCGCACTACACCGCAGGGCCGGCCGATGACGTGTTCGCGCTCGGCGTCACCGCCTACCGGCTCGTCACTGGCCAGTACCCACCGCCCACCGAGCCCGAGGCCGACACGGCGCGGACCTGGTACCCGGAGAGCGTGGGGCCACAGCCTCCGCTGGCGCTCAACCCCCAGGTCGATCCGCGCTTGAGCGCGGTGATCCTCCGCATGCTCTCTGTGTGGCCCGAGGCACGCGGCACGGCGGAAGAGCTCGCCGAAGCACTGGAGCACATCGCCGAGACACCGGTCCCCGAGGCCGCTCCGCCTCCTGCGGAGCCCCTGCCCTCTGCGGGCTGCCAAGCCGCAACGACTCAAGCTCGCGCGCGATTGCGCTCCTGGCAGCGAATAATGGTCCTGGCCGCGTCGATCGCGCTGTGGGTGGTCGGCATGACGCAGACCACGGACTGGCTGCCCGAGGGGAGCTTCGTTGGCTGTGAAGATGCTGGCACGGTCGCGCTGGGAGACAGCGCCCAGGTGGAGGAAGACACGCCGGATGCGCCGCCTCGTCCGACAGGCGTCCGCCGCGACATCCCCAAGAAGCCCCTGCCGGGTCAGCAGCACGCTCCCTGTGGCAAGAGCGAGGAGGCGATCCGGGGTGGGTGCTGGATCAAGCACGGAGGAGCCGTGCCTCCGTGCCCGTACTACGCCTACGAGTGGGAAGGCGCCTGCTACCTGCCCTTCCTCCAGCCCCCGCGCCCGGCGACCTCCGAGCAGCCATGA
- a CDS encoding MFS transporter: MTALLDLLGASLVLPILAPLLLRESGGMFAPGTPETTRAWVLGLLMGAFPLAQFLGAPMMGALSDRTGRRRVLRVTVLVATLGYVLCGLAVRWGNVPLLLGGRLVAGLMGGNIAIVQALVADLSAPEERARHFGLISAAGGLGFIIGPVLGGWLADASLGPWFDFAMPFWGAAALMALNLALVWFGVPETLTRPEGSVARGLGATLSGLRGSLSSPRVRALLAVVGVMTLGWPIYVQFFPVYLIQRFGADPRQIGQLFAYVGVWMVLTQLVILRWASRRWTSRALFPWCLLGLALIYPLLLWPQRMELLLLLLPFQVVFEGLAWPSAIALASQAAGTSAQGRVLGAMASVRSLGMAVAPVVSGFIVRFHPALPTLFASAVMFLAFLGAVRVLGATAETRMTEGRDEA, translated from the coding sequence ATGACCGCCTTGCTGGACTTGCTGGGCGCCTCTCTGGTGCTGCCCATCCTGGCTCCGCTGCTGCTGCGCGAGTCGGGGGGGATGTTCGCACCCGGCACTCCCGAGACGACCCGCGCGTGGGTGCTGGGGCTCCTGATGGGGGCCTTTCCGCTGGCGCAGTTCCTGGGCGCTCCCATGATGGGAGCGCTCTCGGACCGGACCGGACGGCGGCGGGTGCTGCGCGTGACGGTGCTGGTGGCGACCCTGGGCTACGTGCTCTGCGGGCTGGCGGTGCGCTGGGGCAACGTGCCGCTCCTGCTCGGCGGGCGGCTCGTCGCGGGCCTCATGGGCGGCAACATCGCCATCGTCCAGGCGCTCGTCGCGGACCTCAGCGCTCCCGAGGAGCGGGCACGGCACTTCGGGTTGATCAGCGCCGCGGGCGGCCTTGGCTTCATCATCGGGCCCGTGCTGGGAGGGTGGCTGGCGGATGCCTCCCTCGGGCCGTGGTTCGACTTCGCCATGCCCTTCTGGGGCGCGGCGGCGCTGATGGCGCTCAACCTCGCCCTGGTGTGGTTCGGCGTGCCGGAGACGCTGACGCGGCCGGAAGGCTCGGTGGCCCGGGGGCTCGGCGCCACGCTGTCCGGGCTTCGGGGCTCGCTGTCCTCGCCCCGGGTCCGCGCGCTGCTCGCGGTGGTGGGGGTGATGACGCTGGGCTGGCCCATCTACGTGCAGTTCTTTCCCGTCTACCTCATCCAGCGCTTCGGAGCGGACCCTCGGCAGATCGGCCAGCTCTTCGCCTACGTCGGCGTGTGGATGGTGCTCACGCAGCTGGTGATTCTGCGCTGGGCGAGCCGCCGCTGGACCAGCCGCGCCCTGTTCCCGTGGTGCCTGCTGGGCCTGGCGCTCATCTACCCGCTGCTGCTGTGGCCCCAGCGCATGGAGTTGCTGCTGCTGCTGCTGCCCTTCCAGGTGGTGTTCGAGGGGCTGGCGTGGCCGAGCGCCATCGCCCTGGCCTCGCAGGCGGCGGGCACCTCGGCTCAGGGGCGAGTGCTGGGCGCCATGGCCAGCGTGCGCTCCCTGGGCATGGCGGTGGCTCCCGTGGTGTCGGGCTTCATCGTCCGCTTCCACCCGGCGCTGCCCACGCTGTTCGCCAGCGCGGTGATGTTCCTGGCCTTCCTGGGAGCCGTCCGGGTGCTGGGCGCGACGGCGGAGACACGCATGACGGAAGGAAGGGACGAAGCATGA
- a CDS encoding protease complex subunit PrcB family protein, with the protein MSEAQAQNTAFSEVFRDGLNGSDKPEHHVLSSREEYEAWFEHARRRYPPSAAEVDFAQEVVLVVSAGRKSTTGHDIQVVRVVDLSGVLGAPVTCVLYRETSPSAQSGAGDALTYPVHMVKVPRRDTQYVFARG; encoded by the coding sequence ATGAGCGAGGCACAGGCCCAGAACACGGCCTTCAGCGAGGTGTTCCGTGACGGGCTCAACGGCAGCGACAAGCCCGAGCACCATGTCCTCTCCTCGCGCGAGGAGTACGAGGCCTGGTTCGAGCATGCCCGGCGCCGCTACCCGCCCAGCGCCGCCGAGGTGGACTTCGCCCAGGAGGTCGTCCTCGTCGTCAGCGCCGGCCGCAAGTCCACCACCGGCCATGACATCCAGGTGGTGCGCGTGGTGGACCTCTCCGGAGTGCTGGGCGCTCCCGTGACGTGCGTGCTCTATCGGGAGACCTCCCCCTCGGCCCAGTCCGGCGCGGGCGATGCACTCACCTACCCGGTTCACATGGTGAAGGTGCCGCGCCGCGACACGCAGTACGTGTTCGCCCGGGGCTGA
- a CDS encoding response regulator transcription factor → MGDTVLDLPASLLRLALVAEDPLARGALSRALSDRGGEELFVAASGTLAELEATRAEPPDVVLWDVGLRLSDAEGRLEAPELGAPVLALVPDEAAGELALAAGARGLLFRDASPGTLLAALQAVARGLAVFEPSLSPVRPTARAATPSTSSDSLTPREREVLALLAEGLSNKAIADRLAISEHTAKFHVNAVMAKLGVQRRTEAVVRAARMGLVTL, encoded by the coding sequence ATGGGGGACACCGTGCTGGACCTGCCCGCATCGCTGCTGCGCCTCGCCCTCGTCGCCGAGGATCCGCTCGCCCGTGGCGCGCTCTCCCGAGCGCTGTCCGACCGGGGCGGCGAGGAGCTCTTCGTCGCCGCCTCCGGCACGCTCGCGGAGCTGGAGGCCACCCGCGCCGAGCCTCCGGATGTGGTGCTGTGGGACGTGGGCCTGCGCCTCTCGGACGCCGAGGGGCGCCTGGAGGCTCCCGAACTGGGGGCTCCCGTGCTCGCGCTGGTGCCGGACGAAGCGGCCGGAGAGCTGGCGCTGGCGGCAGGCGCCCGGGGGCTGCTCTTCCGGGATGCCTCGCCGGGGACGCTGCTCGCCGCGCTCCAGGCCGTGGCGCGGGGACTCGCCGTGTTCGAGCCGAGCCTGTCTCCCGTGCGCCCCACGGCCCGGGCCGCCACGCCGAGCACCAGCTCGGACTCGCTCACACCTCGGGAGCGCGAGGTGCTCGCGCTGCTCGCCGAGGGCCTGTCCAACAAGGCCATCGCGGACCGCCTCGCCATCAGCGAGCACACCGCCAAGTTCCATGTGAACGCGGTGATGGCGAAGCTGGGGGTGCAGCGGCGCACCGAGGCCGTCGTCCGCGCCGCGCGCATGGGGCTGGTGACATTGTGA